DNA sequence from the Coregonus clupeaformis isolate EN_2021a chromosome 30, ASM2061545v1, whole genome shotgun sequence genome:
TCTCCGGCATGGTGTCTGGGGTGGAAAAGAGGAGGATGCTGGTTGTTATTACAAAGGCTCATGCCACCATCAAGATTCCCTTATCCCTCTTCCTGCCAATCACCACACCTGTTTGCGATCCCTAAATCATATCAATAGTATGAGCCGTCGTAAAACAAGGTTCGAAGGCAAAGGAATGTGAGAGGAGAATAAAAATGCTAACTTTAGAGATTATAGTGCTGTCACGGGCTCAGGGCTCTGTATTTTTGTTACTTGTAGTAGTTTAGGGAGAAAGATAACTTACAACAAGGCTTTGTGGTAGAAATGTTGGTGATAGATTGTTGTCCAAAGCTGTGGGCGGAAAAGGAAGAGAGAATAAAAACATCATACAGCTCTACACAGACTTCATCATCTCTGCATCATGGATTTTGGAAGCTGTCTATGCAGAGGAGCTGGTCATAGTGGACCTTTTGAGTCCCTCAGAGTTTCATCATCTCCTTACTtggtctcctctccctccagcagTTTCCTGTAGGTGGAAATCTCGATGTCCAAGGCCAGCTTGACGTTCATCAGGTCCTGGTACTCCCTGATCTGGCAGGCCATGTCCTGCTTGGCTCTCTGCATAGCTACCTCCAGGTCCCTGATTAGAGCCCTGGCGTCCTTTACGGCCATCTCCCCATGGTCCTCTGCCTCGGCTATCTGGCTCTCCAGGTTGGCCTTCTATAGGGTTAAGGGGGAAAATGTATCAGAAGACCTTTGGAACAGAACAAATAAACGTGGTTTGCTCCACGCTGTTATCATGGGTCATTTTTACAGTCATTAGGCTTTCATTATAGGCCAGAATACATTATTGTATGCATAACGTAGGCCTATGTAGTTAAGGAATGCATAAACACTATCATCATCTGTCGTCCGTTTGTGCCGGTGTAATTTTATCCAGTGAGCTGAGACGTGATGCCATCCGGCGTATGACTTAATTGCTCCATTCTAAAATGTTGCTTTGGCCTCCCAGACAAAGACATACTGGTACTTTAGCCTGAGGGTGTAACATTGTTTCTGCGATCAACAATGCCACATTGGTGCTGTGCCAAACACAAGATAATGATAAGTTGGCCAAAGCAGAAACCAGTCTGGCACGAAGCCTTGAAATACAGTACTCCTCAATTATAAGGTGGTGTTCTATCCAGTCTGACACTATAGTCTATGATTAAAACAGTCTTCAATTATAAGATTCTTTATTGCTCCATCCAGTCAGGTGTGGCGCTCACCTGTCCCTTGACAGCCAGGATCTCGTTCTGCAGGCGGCTGATCAATCGGTTCAGCTCGGCGATCTCAGCCTTGGTGTTGCACAGCTCCTCTGCAGCCTGGCCAGCCTGACCGGCCAAACTGTCAACCTGATGTGGGCAGAGACGACAGGGAAAGGGGAGGCATTATAGGTTCACTGGTTTCAAAGGATTATTGACAGGTTTATTTTACGAATGACTGTTTGACCTGCTGTACTGCTCCCTTAGGGCTGAACCCTTAAGATTTCCTCtttctctaacccctgacctctgaacACTGACCTCCTCACCTTGGTCTTGTACCAGCTCTCGGCCTGCTCCCGACTGCGAGCAGCGATGTCTTCATACTGGGCCTTGACGTCAGCCATGATCTGGTTCATGTCCAGGCCCCGGGAGTTGTCCATCTGAACCACAACAGAGGTGTCCTTCACGTCAGACTGCAGCTCACCCAGCTCCTGTCATGAGAGAAACAATGTAAGTTCTGTAATCTCTATAGTGCTGTATACTGTGTCTCTATAGTATTGGCATCTTTGACTAAAGGggcattaaaaatatatatgtgtgATTGAACACTGCTTTACCTGATCGTACAAGGCCTTCAGGAAGTTGACCTCATCTCCCAGCCCAGCCACCATGTTCTCCAGATCCACCGTGGACAGGTAACCAGCGTCCATATCCTACAGGACATCAGAAGACAGTCAACAGCTGTGACACCGAGAGACATGCCTACCTGATGCAGCCTCACATAACACAAGTCATATCCCTTTTCTCCTGTTCATATGGGGATGTTTGCTTTACCGACTCTTGTTTACATAGCTAGTTGTAGCCACATCTTTCACACATGGAAAATACTCAAGCTTTACTGAACATAAAAGGCACACTTGTAATACACCTTTGGTGATTTGCCTATTTTCCCTACCTATTATTAATCTTTGGCCCAGGGCAGATTAGTTAGATTAGATCAGAGAGGGACTCTGGCTATACTCTATCTATACAATACATCTACACAGGTAGAACAATACAGTACAGGTGTCAGGGGAGGGAATGTTATCAGTCAGTAGTGTACCTTTTTCAGCAGGACAAAGTCCTTCTCTGCTGTGTTCCTCTTGCTGATCTCATCTTCATACCTGGAACAAGCCAAAGCAAGAGAATAGGGTTAGGGTCTATAACAGGGGTGACCAACTCTGGCCCTGAAGAGCCGCATTATGAAGGCTTTTGTCACAGCCCAGCATGCATGACAGACATGTCTTGCATGACAACGAACATGACAGAGGAATTGgctaaagcacaaacagatctccAACCAGACTAACGTCACTGTGTTCTTACTTTGATTTAAAGTCCTCCACATTATGGTGCATGTTCCTGTTCTCCATGTCCAACCTGTCC
Encoded proteins:
- the si:dkey-222n6.2 gene encoding keratin, type II cytoskeletal 8; protein product: MSMRSKNRTGTSPNYVRDFSSMSLGSRNGPRTSSSGFYMGGSITAVTINKSLLAPINLDIDPKIQAVRTNETNQIKGLNNRFATFIDKVRHLEQQNKMLETKWKLMQDQTTGPSDIEPMFQAYINNLQKQLDQINNDKDRLDMENRNMHHNVEDFKSKYEDEISKRNTAEKDFVLLKKDMDAGYLSTVDLENMVAGLGDEVNFLKALYDQELGELQSDVKDTSVVVQMDNSRGLDMNQIMADVKAQYEDIAARSREQAESWYKTKVDSLAGQAGQAAEELCNTKAEIAELNRLISRLQNEILAVKGQKANLESQIAEAEDHGEMAVKDARALIRDLEVAMQRAKQDMACQIREYQDLMNVKLALDIEISTYRKLLEGEETNFGQQSITNISTTKPCYTMPETSYQQPTRSSAVFIKRVETTDSSRSYH